A single window of Ovis canadensis isolate MfBH-ARS-UI-01 breed Bighorn chromosome 15, ARS-UI_OviCan_v2, whole genome shotgun sequence DNA harbors:
- the MAPK8IP1 gene encoding C-Jun-amino-terminal kinase-interacting protein 1 isoform X1, giving the protein MAERESGGLGGGAASPPAASPFLGLHIASPPNFRLTHDISLEEFEDEDLSEITDECGISLQCKDTLSLRPPRPGLLSAGGGGGGGSRLQAEMLQMDLIDAAGDTPGAEDDDEEERAARRPGAGPPEAEPRQETVPRGQSQGQGQGQGQGQGPGGGDTYRPKRPTTLNLFPQVPRSQDTLNNNSLGKKHSWQDRVSRSSSPLKTGEQTPPHEHICLSDELPPPSSPAPTKDRGTSTDSPCRRSAATQMAPPGGPPAAPVGGRSHSHRDRIHYQADVRLEATEEIYLTPVQRPPDPAEPTSAFLPPAESRMSVSSDPDPAAYPASAGRPHPSISEEDEGFDCLSSPERAEPPVGGWRGSLGEPPPPPRASLSSDTSALSYDSVKYTLVVDEHAQLELVSLRPCFGDYSDESDSATVYDNCASASSPYESAIGEEYEEAPRPRPPACLSEDSTPDEPDVHFSKKFLNVFMSGRSRSSSAESFGLFSCVINGEEQEQTHRAIFRFVPRHEDELELEVDDPLLVELQAEDYWYEAYNMRTGARGVFPAYYAIEVTKEPEHLAALTKNSDWVDQFRVKFLGSVQVPYHKGNDVLCAAMQKIATTRRLTVHFNPPSSCVLEISVRGVKIGVKADDSQEAKGNKCSHFFQLKNISFCGYHPKNNKYFGFITKHPADHRFACHVFVSEESTKALAESVGRAFQQFYKQFVEYTCPTEDIYLE; this is encoded by the exons ATGGCGGAGCGAGAGAGCGGCGGCCTGGGCGGGGGGGCTGCGTCCCCGCCTGCCGCCTCCCCGTTCCTGGGGCTGCACATCGCGTCGCCGCCCAATTTCAG gctcacccatgACATCAGCCTAGAGGAGTTTGAGGATGAAGACCTCTCTGAGATCACCGATGAGTGTGgcatcagcctgcagtgcaaAGACACCTTGTCCTTACGG CCCCCACGCCCCGGGCTGCTCtccgcgggcggcggcggcggcggggggagCAGGCTGCAGGCCGAGATGCTGCAGATGGACCTGATCGATGCGGCGGGGGACACTCCCGGCGCCGAGGACGACGACGAGGAGGAGCGCGCCGCGCGGCGGCCAGGAGCGGGGCCACCCGAGGCCGAGCCCCGCCAGGAGACGGTGCCCCGCGGCCAgagccagggccagggccagggccagggccagggccagggcccgGGCGGCGGAGACACGTACCGGCCTAAGCGACCCACCACGCTGAACCTCTTCCCGCAGGTGCCGCGGTCTCAG GACACACTGAATAATAACTCTCTGGGCAAGAAGCACAGTTGGCAGGATAGGGTGTCGAGGTCATCCTCACCGCTGAAGACAG GGGAGCAGACGCCTCCGCATGAGCACATCTGCTTGAGCGATGAGCTGCCGCCCCCCAGCAGCCCCGCGCCCACCAAGGATCGAGGCACCTCCACGGACAGCCCCTGCCGCCGAAGCGCCGCCACCCAGATGGCGCCTCCCGGTGGGCCCCCTGCCGCCCCCGTGGGTGGCCGGAGCCACTCGCACCGAGACCGCATCCACTACCAGGCGGACGTGCGGCTGGAGGCCACCGAGGAGATCTACCTGACGCCCGTGCAGAGGCCCCCGGACCCTGCGGAGCCTACCTCTGCCTTCCTGCCGCCCGCCGAGAGCCGGATGTCGGTCAGCTCCGACCCCGACCCCGCCGCCTACCCCGCCAGTGCCGGGCGGCCACACCCCTCTATCAGCGAGGAGGACGAGGGCTTCGACTGCTTGTCGTCCCCGGAGCGGGCCGAGCCGCCAGTGGGAGGATGGCGCGGGAGCCTGGgggagccgccgccgcctccgcggGCCTCGCTGAGCTCCGATACCAGCGCCCTTTCCTACGACTCGGTCAAGTATACGCTGGTGGTGGACGAGCACGCACAGCTGGAGCTGGTGAGCCTGCGGCCGTGCTTCGGCGACTACAGCGACGAGAGCGACTCGGCCACCGTCTACGACAACTGcgcctctgcctcctccccctaCGAGTCGGCCATCGGGGAGGAGTACGAGGAGGCCCCCCGGCCGCggccccctgcctgcctctcGGAGGACTCCACGCCCGACGAACCCGACGTCCACTTCTCCAAGAAGTTCCTGAACGTCTTCATGAGCGGCCGCTCGCGCTCCTCCA GTGCGGAGTCCTTCGGGCTCTTCTCCTGCGTCATCAACGGGGAAGAGCAGGAGCAGACCCACCGGGCCATATTCAG GTTTGTGCCTCGACATGAAGACGAGCTCGAGCTGGAGGTGGACGACCCTCTGCTGGTGGAGCTGCAGGCCGAGGACTACTGGTACGAGGCCTACAACATGCGCACGGGAGCCAGGGGCGTCTTCCCTGCCTACTACGCCATCGAGGTCACCAAGGAGCCTGAGCACCTGGCAG CCCTGACCAAAAACAGCGACTGGGTGGACCAGTTCCGGGTGAAGTTCCTGGGCTCAGTCCAGGTCCCCTATCACAAGGGCAATGATGTCCTCTGTGCTGCTATGCAAAAG ATCGCCACCACTCGCCGGCTCACCGTGCACTTTAACCCGCCCTCCAGCTGCGTCCTAGAGATCAGCGTGCGGGGCGTGAAGATCGGCGTCAAGGCTGATGACTCCCAGGAGGCCAAG GGGAATAAATGTAGCCACTTTTTCCAGttaaaaaacatctctttctgtggATACCATCCAAAGAACAACAA GTACTTTGGGTTCATCACCAAGCACCCTGCTGACCACCGGTTTGCTTGCCACGTCTTTGTGTCTGAAGAATCCACCAAAGCGCTGGCAGAATCTGTGGG GAGAGCATTTCAGCAGTTCTACAAGCAGTTTGTGGAGTACACCTGCCCCACAGAAGACATCTACCTGGAGTAG
- the MAPK8IP1 gene encoding C-Jun-amino-terminal kinase-interacting protein 1 isoform X2 produces the protein MQLVLKMDSSPDNDSWLEDQWEHWLTHDISLEEFEDEDLSEITDECGISLQCKDTLSLRPPRPGLLSAGGGGGGGSRLQAEMLQMDLIDAAGDTPGAEDDDEEERAARRPGAGPPEAEPRQETVPRGQSQGQGQGQGQGQGPGGGDTYRPKRPTTLNLFPQVPRSQDTLNNNSLGKKHSWQDRVSRSSSPLKTGEQTPPHEHICLSDELPPPSSPAPTKDRGTSTDSPCRRSAATQMAPPGGPPAAPVGGRSHSHRDRIHYQADVRLEATEEIYLTPVQRPPDPAEPTSAFLPPAESRMSVSSDPDPAAYPASAGRPHPSISEEDEGFDCLSSPERAEPPVGGWRGSLGEPPPPPRASLSSDTSALSYDSVKYTLVVDEHAQLELVSLRPCFGDYSDESDSATVYDNCASASSPYESAIGEEYEEAPRPRPPACLSEDSTPDEPDVHFSKKFLNVFMSGRSRSSSAESFGLFSCVINGEEQEQTHRAIFRFVPRHEDELELEVDDPLLVELQAEDYWYEAYNMRTGARGVFPAYYAIEVTKEPEHLAALTKNSDWVDQFRVKFLGSVQVPYHKGNDVLCAAMQKIATTRRLTVHFNPPSSCVLEISVRGVKIGVKADDSQEAKGNKCSHFFQLKNISFCGYHPKNNKYFGFITKHPADHRFACHVFVSEESTKALAESVGRAFQQFYKQFVEYTCPTEDIYLE, from the exons ATGCAGCTGGTGCTGAAGATGGATTCGAGCCCAGACAATGACAGCTGGTTGGAGGATCAGTGGGAGCACTG gctcacccatgACATCAGCCTAGAGGAGTTTGAGGATGAAGACCTCTCTGAGATCACCGATGAGTGTGgcatcagcctgcagtgcaaAGACACCTTGTCCTTACGG CCCCCACGCCCCGGGCTGCTCtccgcgggcggcggcggcggcggggggagCAGGCTGCAGGCCGAGATGCTGCAGATGGACCTGATCGATGCGGCGGGGGACACTCCCGGCGCCGAGGACGACGACGAGGAGGAGCGCGCCGCGCGGCGGCCAGGAGCGGGGCCACCCGAGGCCGAGCCCCGCCAGGAGACGGTGCCCCGCGGCCAgagccagggccagggccagggccagggccagggccagggcccgGGCGGCGGAGACACGTACCGGCCTAAGCGACCCACCACGCTGAACCTCTTCCCGCAGGTGCCGCGGTCTCAG GACACACTGAATAATAACTCTCTGGGCAAGAAGCACAGTTGGCAGGATAGGGTGTCGAGGTCATCCTCACCGCTGAAGACAG GGGAGCAGACGCCTCCGCATGAGCACATCTGCTTGAGCGATGAGCTGCCGCCCCCCAGCAGCCCCGCGCCCACCAAGGATCGAGGCACCTCCACGGACAGCCCCTGCCGCCGAAGCGCCGCCACCCAGATGGCGCCTCCCGGTGGGCCCCCTGCCGCCCCCGTGGGTGGCCGGAGCCACTCGCACCGAGACCGCATCCACTACCAGGCGGACGTGCGGCTGGAGGCCACCGAGGAGATCTACCTGACGCCCGTGCAGAGGCCCCCGGACCCTGCGGAGCCTACCTCTGCCTTCCTGCCGCCCGCCGAGAGCCGGATGTCGGTCAGCTCCGACCCCGACCCCGCCGCCTACCCCGCCAGTGCCGGGCGGCCACACCCCTCTATCAGCGAGGAGGACGAGGGCTTCGACTGCTTGTCGTCCCCGGAGCGGGCCGAGCCGCCAGTGGGAGGATGGCGCGGGAGCCTGGgggagccgccgccgcctccgcggGCCTCGCTGAGCTCCGATACCAGCGCCCTTTCCTACGACTCGGTCAAGTATACGCTGGTGGTGGACGAGCACGCACAGCTGGAGCTGGTGAGCCTGCGGCCGTGCTTCGGCGACTACAGCGACGAGAGCGACTCGGCCACCGTCTACGACAACTGcgcctctgcctcctccccctaCGAGTCGGCCATCGGGGAGGAGTACGAGGAGGCCCCCCGGCCGCggccccctgcctgcctctcGGAGGACTCCACGCCCGACGAACCCGACGTCCACTTCTCCAAGAAGTTCCTGAACGTCTTCATGAGCGGCCGCTCGCGCTCCTCCA GTGCGGAGTCCTTCGGGCTCTTCTCCTGCGTCATCAACGGGGAAGAGCAGGAGCAGACCCACCGGGCCATATTCAG GTTTGTGCCTCGACATGAAGACGAGCTCGAGCTGGAGGTGGACGACCCTCTGCTGGTGGAGCTGCAGGCCGAGGACTACTGGTACGAGGCCTACAACATGCGCACGGGAGCCAGGGGCGTCTTCCCTGCCTACTACGCCATCGAGGTCACCAAGGAGCCTGAGCACCTGGCAG CCCTGACCAAAAACAGCGACTGGGTGGACCAGTTCCGGGTGAAGTTCCTGGGCTCAGTCCAGGTCCCCTATCACAAGGGCAATGATGTCCTCTGTGCTGCTATGCAAAAG ATCGCCACCACTCGCCGGCTCACCGTGCACTTTAACCCGCCCTCCAGCTGCGTCCTAGAGATCAGCGTGCGGGGCGTGAAGATCGGCGTCAAGGCTGATGACTCCCAGGAGGCCAAG GGGAATAAATGTAGCCACTTTTTCCAGttaaaaaacatctctttctgtggATACCATCCAAAGAACAACAA GTACTTTGGGTTCATCACCAAGCACCCTGCTGACCACCGGTTTGCTTGCCACGTCTTTGTGTCTGAAGAATCCACCAAAGCGCTGGCAGAATCTGTGGG GAGAGCATTTCAGCAGTTCTACAAGCAGTTTGTGGAGTACACCTGCCCCACAGAAGACATCTACCTGGAGTAG
- the FREY1 gene encoding protein Frey 1 has protein sequence MVLAMLGALHPRAGLSLFVLYLVLAAALLRPQPLRPQRAVPEEFSAPLELSAPLSGLVDDYGVRPKHPWPRGPRPLLSRAQQRKRDGPDMAEYYYDSRL, from the exons ATGGTTCTCGCCATGCTGGGGGCTCTGCACCCCAGGGCCGGCCTGAGCCTCTTCGTCCTGTACCTCGTCCTGGCAGCCGCGCTCCTCCGCCCCCAGCCGCTGAG GCCTCAGCGAGCCGTTCCTGAGGAATTTTCGGCCCCCCTGGAACTCTCGGCGCCGCTCTCCGGCCTGGTGGATG aCTACGGGGTCCGACCGAAACACCCGTGGCCTCGGGGGCCCCGACCCCTGCTCTCCCGGGCCCAGCAGCGCAAGCGAGACGGGCCTGACATGGCCGAGTACTACTATGACTCACGCCTGTGA